A stretch of DNA from Bremerella alba:
AACAACTCAGGCGTTATCAGTGTTCAAGAACTCTACACCGTATCGGAATTCAAGGCCCGTCTTGGAATCTCGAATACGGCGTTTCGCACGCTACGGCAACAAGGATTGAAGATTTCTCGGATCGGAAAGCGTGCCTACCTCGTGGGTCGACTGGCCATCGAATTCTTTGAGAGCCAGGCCAAGGAGGACTACATCGAAAATGGACGTTAAAGTCAAAGTCGTCAAACGCAAGGGAGTGCGAAATCTGTATCTACGGTGGGTGTGCCCACTGTCAGGCAAAGAGCGTCAAAAGTCGGCCCGTACTCATCGCCGCAGCGAAGCGATTAAGGCTGCCGGCAAATGGGAAGCGGAATTGAATTCCGGCCGGTATGCAACAACTCAACGCATCCGATGGGATGAATTTCGACTTCGATACGAAGATGAGAAACTATCTTCCCTGGCCGAGCAATCGTTTCGCACAACGTCCTATGCGTTAGATCATCTCGAACGTGAAATCAATCCTCGCTGGCTTAGTGATGTCGACGCGACGCGAATTAGTTACTTTCAGTCTAGACTCCGAAAACGCAAACTGTCCGAGGCAACAATTGCCACGTATTTGCGTCATTTGAGAGCCGCTCTGTCGTGGGCTGAATCGGTCGGACTAATTGCTCAGATCCCAAGAATACAAAGGCCTAAGCGAACCAGAGGTAGTCGGCATATGCGAGGACGCCCTATTACAGATCAAGAGTTCCAGCGAATGTTAGACATAACGCAGGCAGTCAGGCCTCATGACTTTGACTTATGGAAGGAGTATTTGAAAGGGCTATGGCTCTCCGGTCTTCGTCTATCTGAGTCACTTGTTCTTAGTTGGGACGCCGACGCCTCACTCCAAATCGATCTAAGCGGCAAATACCCCCGACTGCGGATTCTTGCGGAAGCGGAAAAGGGGCATCAAGACCGACTCTTGCCAATTACGCCCGACTTTGCGGAGTTATTGCTCGCGATTCCAGGCGAACGAGTCGGCCCTGTGTTTCGGCTGTTCAAGAC
This window harbors:
- a CDS encoding tyrosine-type recombinase/integrase; the protein is MDVKVKVVKRKGVRNLYLRWVCPLSGKERQKSARTHRRSEAIKAAGKWEAELNSGRYATTQRIRWDEFRLRYEDEKLSSLAEQSFRTTSYALDHLEREINPRWLSDVDATRISYFQSRLRKRKLSEATIATYLRHLRAALSWAESVGLIAQIPRIQRPKRTRGSRHMRGRPITDQEFQRMLDITQAVRPHDFDLWKEYLKGLWLSGLRLSESLVLSWDADASLQIDLSGKYPRLRILAEAEKGHQDRLLPITPDFAELLLAIPGERVGPVFRLFKTEATKSRCRVGRTISRIGKKAGIITDPELGKYVTAHDLRRSYGTRWAMRVTPVMLRTLMRHRSIETTMKHYIDLDCEKLAAELWQQF